One genomic window of Halolamina sediminis includes the following:
- a CDS encoding DUF5683 domain-containing protein, whose translation MTDDGPCENPSSDDGSRTPDSDDGSTPDDGQVYCRDCGAIITEKAEICPKCGVRQQSPGSSMDDLIEVLTNGENPFVAAVYSAILPGLGQFYNREPAKGATIVVASFVAMLSVLALVGIVLYPAVWLYAVYDAYVVADGREPPLDV comes from the coding sequence ATGACTGACGACGGTCCCTGCGAGAACCCCTCCAGCGACGACGGGTCGAGGACTCCCGACAGCGACGACGGATCGACGCCCGACGACGGGCAGGTGTACTGCCGGGACTGCGGCGCGATCATCACCGAGAAGGCGGAGATCTGCCCGAAGTGTGGCGTCCGCCAGCAGTCGCCGGGGTCGTCGATGGACGACCTGATCGAGGTGTTGACCAACGGGGAGAACCCGTTCGTGGCCGCGGTGTACTCCGCGATCCTGCCGGGGCTCGGGCAGTTCTACAACCGCGAGCCCGCGAAGGGTGCGACGATCGTCGTCGCCAGCTTCGTCGCGATGCTGTCGGTGCTGGCGCTGGTCGGGATCGTACTCTACCCCGCCGTCTGGCTGTACGCGGTGTACGACGCCTACGTGGTCGCCGACGGGCGGGAGCCGCCGCTGGACGTCTAG
- a CDS encoding MFS transporter translates to MPSAAVARYYAYKATKAVELYRPIMYLYFASAGLSFFQITVLEAAYNVTTVLGEIPTGYLGDWLGRRNGLIVGTSTIALTLLGLGLAGGLDESLTFPAFLGLYVCWSLGYTFRSGTEDAWLYDSLVGDGRSFSDLRGRGESFALAAGVVAAVVGGYLASADLAYPFYAAAAVTGVGALILLTVDDDGDDPADRTTLSASLDAVRAAFADRRLRSFLVLYYVLFAAATYLAFIFLQPRIETVAAGYGLGDVETLLGWYYGAISLVAAAVTYRAEWIRSTVGLRSWFLVVPLAVGLLLVGQWVLPVSAFIAFVLVRGLSEATRVFASQYVNDRIDAVGRATALSAMSMVSGLAVVPFQLGSGLLSDAVSPGVALAAAGAVLFVGSVVVHLLSVPVDE, encoded by the coding sequence ATGCCATCGGCCGCCGTCGCGCGTTACTACGCGTACAAGGCAACGAAAGCGGTCGAGCTCTACCGGCCGATCATGTACCTCTACTTCGCGAGCGCCGGGCTCTCCTTCTTCCAGATCACGGTGCTCGAAGCCGCCTACAACGTGACGACGGTGCTGGGGGAGATCCCCACGGGCTACCTCGGTGACTGGCTCGGCCGGCGCAACGGGCTGATCGTCGGCACGTCCACGATCGCACTCACGCTGCTGGGGCTCGGACTGGCCGGGGGACTCGACGAATCGCTGACGTTCCCCGCCTTCCTCGGGCTGTACGTCTGCTGGTCGCTGGGCTACACGTTCCGCTCGGGCACGGAGGACGCGTGGCTCTACGACTCGCTGGTCGGCGACGGCCGCTCCTTCTCGGATCTGCGGGGCCGCGGCGAGTCGTTCGCGCTCGCGGCGGGCGTCGTCGCCGCGGTCGTCGGCGGCTACCTCGCGTCGGCCGACCTCGCCTACCCCTTCTACGCGGCGGCGGCAGTGACGGGCGTCGGCGCTCTGATTCTGCTGACCGTCGACGACGACGGCGACGATCCCGCCGACCGGACCACGCTGTCGGCCAGCCTCGACGCGGTGCGGGCGGCGTTTGCCGACCGGCGGCTCCGCTCGTTCCTCGTGCTCTACTACGTGCTGTTCGCGGCGGCGACGTATCTCGCGTTCATCTTCCTCCAGCCTCGGATCGAGACCGTCGCCGCGGGCTACGGGTTGGGCGACGTGGAGACGCTGTTGGGGTGGTACTACGGCGCGATCAGCCTCGTGGCCGCGGCGGTCACGTACCGGGCGGAGTGGATCCGATCGACTGTGGGGCTTCGCTCGTGGTTCCTCGTCGTCCCGCTCGCGGTGGGGCTGCTGCTCGTCGGCCAGTGGGTGCTGCCGGTGTCTGCGTTCATCGCGTTCGTGCTCGTGCGGGGGCTCTCGGAGGCGACCAGGGTGTTCGCGAGCCAGTACGTCAACGACAGGATCGATGCCGTCGGGCGTGCGACGGCGCTGAGCGCGATGTCGATGGTGAGCGGGCTGGCCGTCGTCCCGTTCCAGCTCGGCAGCGGGCTGCTCTCCGACGCTGTCTCCCCGGGCGTCGCCCTCGCCGCGGCGGGCGCGGTGCTGTTCGTCGGGAGCGTCGTCGTCCACCTCCTCAGCGTGCCCGTCGACGAGTAG
- a CDS encoding MATE family efflux transporter, translating to MSRTADVLRLPILYIGLALARFGLIDRERAIETADLAWPRIVTGVARMSKNAADVAMVGAVLGADAIAGVGVAGPFWGLAFAIGGGVAGGTIALVSQRYGADAYEKLGLAVRSSTLLVIVVSLPVTLTFWLVPEQLVRLINSDPTQIDYAARYLRVVGLGIPFAGLNLVGSRVLVGADDAYTAMQVRAGGAVVNVVLNAVFIVVLGWGVEGAALGTVLSNVFAVTAFALGLSRGAIPGFGDFPVEIDPVGTYVDPGTLRDLVRIGTPVGARNLVWTAAEFPMLAFLGNYRDGTLAAFVVARRIWGIMNTPGWGFGLAASSLSGQALGQGKEALAEAYGRDIIRFSVATYAVSAAITAAFAGPLVSLFINSDSPPATEPIAVSLIYAACVALLFRGISGSSIGPLDASGDTRVPFLSQFLGMFCCSIPLVYLGSVTALGIWGVYLAFMAETIVPAAINYWRFNSGKWKEISRDIRPEQDDPATTVD from the coding sequence GTGTCCCGCACTGCAGACGTCCTCCGGCTGCCCATCCTCTACATCGGGCTGGCGCTGGCACGCTTCGGCCTGATCGACCGCGAGCGGGCGATCGAGACTGCCGATCTGGCGTGGCCCCGCATCGTCACCGGCGTCGCCCGGATGTCGAAAAACGCCGCCGACGTGGCGATGGTCGGCGCGGTACTCGGCGCCGACGCGATCGCCGGCGTCGGGGTGGCGGGCCCGTTCTGGGGACTCGCGTTCGCGATCGGCGGCGGCGTCGCCGGCGGGACGATCGCGCTGGTCTCCCAGCGCTACGGCGCGGACGCCTACGAGAAGCTCGGGCTGGCGGTCCGCTCCAGCACGCTGCTGGTGATCGTCGTCTCGCTCCCCGTGACGCTCACGTTCTGGCTGGTGCCCGAGCAGTTGGTCAGGCTGATCAACAGCGACCCGACCCAGATCGACTACGCCGCACGCTACCTCCGGGTCGTCGGGCTGGGCATCCCCTTCGCGGGGCTGAACCTCGTGGGGAGCCGCGTGCTCGTCGGCGCCGACGACGCCTACACCGCGATGCAGGTCCGGGCCGGCGGCGCGGTCGTCAACGTCGTCCTCAACGCCGTGTTCATCGTCGTCCTCGGCTGGGGCGTCGAGGGTGCGGCGCTGGGCACCGTGCTCTCGAACGTGTTCGCGGTGACCGCGTTCGCGCTCGGGCTCTCGCGTGGGGCGATCCCCGGCTTCGGCGACTTCCCCGTCGAGATCGACCCTGTCGGGACGTACGTCGACCCCGGGACGCTGCGCGATCTGGTCCGGATCGGCACCCCCGTCGGCGCGCGCAACCTCGTCTGGACCGCCGCGGAGTTCCCGATGCTCGCCTTCCTCGGGAACTACCGCGACGGCACGCTCGCGGCCTTTGTCGTCGCACGACGCATCTGGGGGATCATGAACACGCCCGGCTGGGGGTTCGGCCTCGCGGCCTCCAGCCTCTCCGGGCAGGCGCTCGGACAGGGGAAGGAGGCGCTCGCGGAGGCGTACGGCCGTGACATCATCCGCTTCTCGGTCGCGACGTACGCGGTCTCGGCGGCGATCACTGCGGCCTTCGCCGGGCCGCTGGTGAGCCTGTTCATCAACAGCGACTCCCCGCCCGCGACCGAACCGATCGCTGTCAGCCTGATCTACGCGGCCTGTGTCGCGCTGCTGTTCCGGGGAATCTCGGGCTCCTCGATCGGCCCGCTGGACGCCAGCGGCGACACCCGCGTCCCGTTCCTGAGCCAGTTCCTCGGGATGTTCTGCTGTTCGATCCCGCTGGTCTACCTCGGCTCGGTGACCGCGCTGGGCATCTGGGGCGTGTATCTCGCGTTCATGGCAGAGACGATCGTCCCCGCGGCGATCAACTACTGGCGGTTCAACAGCGGGAAGTGGAAGGAGATCAGCCGCGACATCCGGCCCGAGCAGGACGACCCGGCGACGACGGTCGACTGA
- a CDS encoding amidohydrolase yields the protein MSELLLCGGTVHTLDDDRRVADSVLFRDGRVAAVGDTATVEEAATDAETIDLAGRTVLPGFNDAHTHVFSVGIGLLETDLSAADDRGEALALLAENAESTPAGEWVLGFQYDESTWPAGGRDYLTKAELDAVSEEHPIVAVRVDGHSATLNSRALEAVDFAGVEHDVRTESGEPTGRVVEDATGRVRAASYPDVPKAREALDAAIDRYHELGVTSIQTVAGLTRVRDHGYVQQEALFAHWRDDDLDLRTTFYVPQWQAASLSDLEIASGFGDDWLRVGGLKTFSDGSIGSETAKTHREYAGGGHGEMVNDREQLREWFARAARTNQQIATHAIGGAAIDVVIDEYERALESYDEEFDPRLRIEHAELATDEAIDRMADLGIVASMQPNFLQWNGADGLYENRLGSDVRPENNRYRDVLDAGVPLAFGSDKMPPGPLYGMSFAVESPYESQRLTVDEALVASTRGAAYAEFQADEKGVLEPGRFADAVVLDSDPYENADSFEEIGVELTVLDGDVVYDGR from the coding sequence ATGTCCGAACTCCTGTTGTGTGGCGGCACCGTCCACACGCTCGACGACGATCGACGGGTCGCCGACAGCGTCCTGTTCCGCGACGGTCGCGTGGCCGCAGTCGGCGACACCGCGACGGTCGAGGAGGCCGCGACCGATGCCGAGACGATCGATCTTGCTGGACGGACTGTTCTCCCGGGGTTCAACGACGCCCACACCCACGTGTTCTCGGTTGGGATCGGCCTGCTGGAGACCGACCTCTCGGCAGCCGACGACCGCGGGGAAGCGCTGGCGCTGCTGGCCGAGAATGCGGAGTCGACGCCGGCCGGGGAGTGGGTGCTCGGCTTCCAGTACGACGAGAGCACCTGGCCCGCGGGCGGGCGCGACTACCTCACGAAGGCCGAACTCGACGCGGTCTCCGAGGAGCACCCGATCGTCGCGGTCCGCGTCGACGGCCACTCGGCGACGCTCAACAGCCGCGCGCTCGAAGCAGTCGACTTCGCCGGCGTCGAACACGACGTGCGAACCGAGAGCGGCGAGCCGACCGGCCGAGTCGTCGAGGACGCCACGGGCCGCGTGCGGGCGGCCTCCTACCCGGACGTGCCGAAAGCCCGCGAGGCGCTGGACGCCGCAATCGATCGCTACCACGAACTCGGCGTCACGTCGATCCAGACCGTCGCGGGGCTGACCCGCGTCCGAGACCACGGCTACGTCCAGCAGGAGGCGCTGTTCGCCCACTGGCGCGACGACGACCTCGACCTCCGGACGACGTTCTACGTGCCGCAGTGGCAGGCGGCGTCGCTGTCGGACCTGGAGATCGCCTCGGGGTTCGGCGACGACTGGCTGCGCGTCGGCGGGCTGAAGACGTTCTCCGACGGCTCGATCGGCTCCGAGACCGCCAAGACCCACCGCGAGTACGCCGGCGGCGGCCACGGGGAGATGGTGAACGACCGCGAGCAGCTCCGGGAGTGGTTCGCCCGCGCCGCGCGCACGAACCAGCAGATCGCGACCCACGCGATCGGTGGCGCGGCGATCGACGTGGTGATCGACGAGTACGAGCGTGCCCTCGAATCGTACGACGAGGAGTTCGACCCGCGGCTCCGGATCGAGCACGCCGAACTCGCGACCGACGAGGCGATCGATCGCATGGCCGACCTCGGCATCGTCGCGTCGATGCAGCCCAACTTCCTCCAGTGGAACGGCGCGGACGGGCTGTACGAGAACCGCCTCGGGAGCGACGTACGCCCCGAGAACAACCGCTACCGCGACGTGCTCGACGCCGGCGTCCCGCTGGCCTTTGGCAGCGACAAGATGCCGCCCGGACCGCTGTACGGGATGAGCTTCGCCGTCGAGTCTCCCTACGAGAGCCAGCGGCTCACCGTCGACGAGGCGCTCGTTGCCTCCACGCGCGGCGCCGCCTACGCGGAGTTCCAAGCGGACGAGAAAGGCGTCCTCGAACCGGGGCGCTTCGCCGACGCGGTCGTGCTCGATTCCGACCCCTACGAGAACGCCGACTCGTTCGAGGAGATCGGCGTCGAACTGACGGTGCTCGACGGCGACGTGGTGTACGACGGCCGATGA
- a CDS encoding cyclase family protein, with the protein MQDLTHPIESGMPVYPGDPAVSVDAADTFAADGCRVSELTCGSHAGTHVDAPSHTEKDGDTLGSYPVSAFVRDAVVVDCTDLDAREPIPAGRVPDPAGADCAVFRTGWDRHWECERYRDHPYLSVAAAERCADRGLAVAIDAFSPDPTPPAEGEMHLDGRDPFGAHHALLGAGVLVFENLTNLGSVSERFELRAQPIALGGDGAPVRAVAVDGADRE; encoded by the coding sequence ATGCAGGACCTCACCCACCCCATCGAGTCCGGGATGCCCGTCTACCCCGGCGACCCCGCGGTCAGCGTCGACGCCGCGGACACGTTCGCGGCCGACGGCTGCCGGGTCAGCGAACTCACCTGCGGGAGCCACGCGGGCACGCACGTCGACGCGCCATCTCACACCGAGAAGGACGGCGACACGCTCGGTTCCTACCCCGTCTCGGCGTTCGTCCGCGACGCCGTGGTCGTCGACTGCACCGACCTCGACGCGCGGGAGCCGATCCCCGCCGGCCGCGTGCCGGATCCGGCCGGCGCGGACTGTGCGGTGTTCCGGACCGGCTGGGACCGTCACTGGGAGTGCGAGCGCTACCGCGACCACCCCTACCTCTCGGTGGCCGCCGCCGAGCGCTGTGCCGACCGCGGGCTCGCCGTCGCGATCGACGCGTTCAGCCCGGATCCGACGCCGCCGGCCGAGGGAGAGATGCACCTCGACGGCCGCGATCCCTTCGGCGCCCACCACGCGCTGCTCGGGGCGGGCGTGCTGGTGTTCGAGAATCTCACGAACCTCGGTAGCGTCTCCGAGCGCTTCGAGCTCCGGGCCCAGCCGATCGCACTGGGCGGCGACGGCGCGCCGGTCCGAGCGGTGGCGGTCGATGGAGCGGACCGAGAGTAG